GAGATTTAATGCTTCACTCACCTTCAGCAATGTGGAGCACAAGCAGAAGATACAAACCAACCTGCATTCTTCCTGAGTTACAGAGCCTCCTCACTACATACAGAGACAGCACGACTGCAGATATGACCACTCTTACAACCCCCTCTACTGACCGATCTGTCAGCTACTCAAAAACTACACCACCTCAGGACTTCTGCAGAGCTCTTTACAGACCTACAGTCCACCTGACACGACCAGCACACGAGCAAATCCTGTATCTCTCTCAGCTGGACTTCACTGGACTCTTCCGCACTCAAACGTTTGCAGCTGAAAGAGGAACTGTGTTCAGATGAGctcgtctttctctctgtcactcacccAGACCAAATATAGTGATGTGACAGCATCCTGTCAGctcttcctcttccttctcTTGTAGCACACAGTGCACAACATCTCATGTAGTCGTATGTTGCTAAAGCCAtgcccctctttctctctctagtcacttgacactttattagaaacccctcatTGTAGCTCCAAGAGTCCAaagcccccacccccccaccccgctGATATAAAGTATGTTAGCCACTCTTGCTCTTTATAAATGGTTCAACTTACAATCCTTTATTGTTTACTGTGCATATGAAAATGTGTATATTAAAAGTGTAGATTTTAATTTGACTTTGAAAGCAAAAGTTTATTATTAGTGAAATCAATAATagaaatgtattaattaatttCATACTGTAATGtttatcttcatttttattgaaataatattCAATTAGCCATTTTCATCCCAAGTTCCGAAGAGGTCAAGTCAAGTGGAgacactaaattgcccctaagtgtgtatgtgtatggcTGTTTCTGCCCTATGATGGACTTGCAACCTGTCCATGGTGTCTCCTCTTCCATTCCTTAGCACCATCAACAACCCGCAcagataagcagcttagaagatagATATTAACAGAATCTCAGATGAGTGCGGATAAAAGACGAGCatgatttaatatatttaaatcaacagtcaaaaaggggcaaaacagcattgaagtcaaagtccagacaaAAGGTCGAAAACATAAATCCAAATACACAAGCAAAGGTACAAAAGGCCAAGTCAGAAGTCGAGAAGTCAGCAAACAGAGCAGTAGGTCGAAACACAGGATCAAACAGATCAATAGGTCAACGCTCAGTAGTCTCAGGGAAACAATACTTCGCCATGATACTAcgtaaagcccgggcttatctACTCTACTCTGAGTCACATGATACAAACACAGGTGAATCATATCAATAGTCAGGAGACGGAGATCGCTGATAGGTGCGCTGTTGCGAGTTGAAGGTCATGTGAGATTCCCGAGCATCCTGTGAAAGAGTTCATTTGTGACTGTTCCGACACCTGATCTCCCAGAGCATTCTGAGAGATGGAGTTTCCTTCCTTGGACGTTCCGAATGCATGGCAGATACATATTATTGTTTTTCCTatgaattttaaaatgtcagcTAACAACACAAACCCTGTACATGTACTATACTATAATTATAGactatattatatactataataaACTATAACTGCACAGGAAACACTAACGACCATTTAGCTAAACACTCCTTACATTTATGTAGCTGTAGCAGTgagtttatgtttgtgtttgtgttgtgacaCAACAACCTTCTCAATGTTTGGCATCAAATCCTTCAGTaataaacaacatgaaactTAAGAAGTATGTAAATGCTTTTACAATCACTGGATACTATCATTCCAATGTAACTTCATAAGAACAACACAAACTGTCcagttattttaaagtgtaacttttacAAAGTTACTGTGGAATATTTGTTTTGTAACATGGTAGCCTGATCAAACCATATTGATCAATATCATTGTGTATTTCCAgaatatagacagacagatagatagacagagagatagacagatagatagacagatagacagacgtCTTCTAAAGATAAATGGAGATGTTGTTATTCACCTGCAGTGTAAGCACTGTTATAATACAGGTCACTGCCAGCATGTCCAATCAGAAAAAGCcttttggaaaaaaacagcagttcaaCATAATATAGAGATACAGTATTACTAGAATAATTACTGTTACTGAAGATACATTTGTGTAATCAAACAAGTAAAAGTGACGCTGATACGTGTATTTACATAAACTGTACTAATGTAATCCATTTGAAGCCGTGAATATATAGAGTTCACTTTGTGCAAGTCATCATATTGAGTGTGGAATTGTGCTCATATGCCCAACATTATTATTGTCAcaactggcccctcccagtctccccaTGTGCTTTTATTAACCTTattgtcctgtccatgtgcttctttgtttggtttcctacccgtctccgcccttgattgtttccacctgtttaccacctgtgtcttgtgaaccgtcattagccctcttgtatttaagccccgtgatttccttagtctagtgctggtgtttgtttgatttgttggatatgtttgatgtttgtttgtgctgtttggatATATCGCTTGCGGGTATTCTAGCCCCTGTTGTaatttgttctgtgttttgtctgCTTGGTAgttggtttattattattattatttttattatttttagtattttggGTACAGCTCAGCTGTTGACCAAAGTTTTACCTCCTTTCAAGCTTGCAGATGCTAGTGCTAACTAGCCTAGCAGTGTCTGCTAAGGTGTAAACTAGGTAACTGTTCAGTATCAGTATTTAACTGGTTCTGCAGCCCTGCAGTTCCACACGGTTTCAACATTCCCTTACATTAAAatacctgatccagctcatcaaCTGATTAACGAgctgatcaggtgtgttggtcAGGCAGGTGTTGAGTCTGCGGAGCTGTGGGGAGAAAACACTGCACCAGCTAAACACAGTAAAGTGTGGAAAATACCCCTGATCACTGTCAGCTACCAGTTACTGCTGCTGTGAGGAAACAGAAGGGAATGAAGTCGACATGTCATGGTTGGCCGTTATATTCGGGGAGTTATCAAATCTTATACGTTTACAGGAAGTTTagtattttctttaaaacatttggcacaaaaTGAACTCCATAGGAATATTACACCAGTAGTAATATTGTTATTTCATGTGTTATTAATGTGCAACTGCAAGTTACTGGGgacaatataatatttatatttttgtcagGAGCTGGCCTGTTGATCTGACCTTAAAGTTAATAGCTGGTCTGTAGATCTGGCGTGAAAGTCATGAGCTAGTCTATTGATCTGGTGTGAAAGCCAGGAGCTGGTCTGTTGATGTGTTGAGAAAGCCAGGAGCTGGTCTGTTGATTCGGTGAGAAAGCCAGGAGCTGGTCTGTTGATTCGGTGAGAAAGCCAGGAGCTGGTCTGTTGATGTGCTGAGAAAGCCAGGAGCTGGTCTGTTGATTCGGTGAGAAAGCCAGGAGCTGGTATGTTAATTCGGTGAGAAAGCCAGGAGCTGGTCTGTTGATGTGCTGAGAAAGCCAGGAGCTGGTCTGTTGATGTGCTGAGAAAGCCAGGAGCTTGTCTGTTGATGTGCTGAGAAAGCCAGGAGCTGGTCTGTTGATGTGCTGAGAAAGCCAGGAGCTGGTCTGTTGATGTGTTGAGAAAGTCAGGAGCTGGTCTGTTGATTCGGTGAGAAAGTCAGGAGCTTTTCTGTTAATTCGATGAGAAAGCCAGGAGCTGGTCTGTTGATGTGCTGAGAAAGTCAGGAGCTGGTCTGTTGATTCGGTGAGAAAGTCAGTAGCTTTTCTGTTAATTCGATGAGAAAGCCAGGAGCTGGTCTGTTGATGTGCTGAGAAAGCCAGGAGCTGGTCTGTTTATCTGGTGTGAAAGTCAACAGCTTGGTGTGAAAGCTTGGTTGTGTTTCATCTCTGTTGGTTTTATTCACTGCTGTACAATCACTGCTCCATCTTCATCATCCTGGCTGTAGTAAATTGTAGGAGCATCTGGCACTTAAGTGGTTAAGATAAACAAGAAACTTTCATTTTATGAACAAATCATGCACATTTGTgaatacaacaaaaacagcaagacTACAGTGGCTTAATTGTTTAGTCTGTACCTTTGGTTCTCTTGGTGTGATAAACCACAGCTACTATAATGTGAAGAAAGATCACAGTGACCAAGGCAAAGGGGACAAAGGGCAGAGCCTGTGTAGGTCCTGCATCACCAGCAGCATCATTCAGTGCTGACTTTCCTAAGAATGTCATagcaaaaataacaatataagaCAGTAGAACAATTATTTGAACAGTACACATTTAATTCTTTTCTTTGATGGACCACTGGGTGATGTTCatctatccattttctaagccgcttctccatcagggtcggagcctattccagcaatCATCAGGGTAAAGGCAAGATgcaccctagacaggtcgccagtccatcgcagggcagacagacaaacactgacagtCACTCATACCCAGGGgcaatcaaacccaggccctcctcattgtgaggcgacagcactacccaccacaccaccgtccCAGCGGGTGATGTTCAGTCTTTCTTTAACTAACACTCAAtttaatatctattaaatgcaaaagctagacctactcctaaacctaaacctaaccataGTATTAGGTAACATCAAATAAGCATCACCAGATTTGTAAGTATCTATGTAAGTATCTAGATCAGTTTCAAGTAGATCAGTTTCAAATGGCCATCAAGAAGTGTGAactaaaaaaatgtcattttaacagTCTGATACTTCTGAGGAAAGTGGGACCTGATCCAAATCTCTAAGGTAGTTGGTCAGAAAGttgcatttacactgtttacatttgcaTCAAAAGGTCATTTCTAAAGCTGATGTCTGTGAATATAATTTACTGTTACCTTTCTGAGAAGACATTGTGGTTGAAGGTTCAGCTGAAGTTTTCAGATGAATGTTCCTGTCAAGTGTTGGAGTAGGTTTTCGTGTAGCAGCTGCTGGAAGGAGAATATTTTGATAGAATCTGTGAGTATTTACTTACAGCAATAATATCTagaactccatttccaaaaacctTGGGACGCCGTGCAGAAGGTAACTataaatagaatgcaatgatatgcaaatcatatttttaaaagaaaatactgCAAAGGCGCTTCAGCCACGACAggcccacaatatccagagccttaagcatctccggacgaatctcatcaagctctcccggaggtgggagttaaaatcattccgaacaggggcctctgacagtcgttcccaacacaccctcactattcgcttggacctaccgggtctgaccatcagtcttccctgccatctgatccaactcaccaccagatggtgatcagttgatcagttgacagctcagcacttcTCTCTAactgagtgtccagaacatatggtcccaagtcagatgaaacgacaacaaaatCGATCATTGaactctgacccaaggagctctgctaccatgtacacttatgaacgtTTTTATGTTCGAACTTGGTGGTCGTCATGAACAATCCATGTCTgtcacagaagtccaataacaattcaccatccgggtttagatcgggcaggacattcttcccaatcacgcctctccaggtctcccagtcattgtcAACATGATCATTGAAGTCTTCCAGTAAGACTAAGGAGTCtttaggcgggaccctttccagaacccagCCGACTCACTCCAAGAAGgcagaatactctgacctgttgtttggtgtgtaagcacacacaacagtcagttttcctctctgtgattttttttattcgcattgaggcgaccctctcgtccaccgggacaaactccaactgcacagccACCAGCCAGGGACTTGTGAGAATCCCCTCTCCTGCCCGGCGCCtgtcaccctgtgcaacccggGAGTAGGAGAGGGACAAACCCcaatccaggagtttggttccagagctgacactgtgggtggaggtaaGCCCAACTggatctagttggtacctctcaacttCTTGCACAAGCTCCACCTCTGTACCCCCCAGTGACGGGTGAGTTACATTCCACATGCCAAGAGCCAGTCTCTGTCACCAAGggccccctgcaatctcccactgcctgtgcagcactgcaccgctcccccacatggtctccccacatTGCCTCTTCGGCGTGAGTCCGGcagggttacgtgggctgcccagcCAATGAGCGCTTGCCAGGGTACACTAGcaccaggcctggctccaggggaaGTTCCCGATAACCCTCTCCCAGGCAGGGTGCACGATTTTCTGTGCCCATTTTTCATGATGGGTTTTTGGATCacgttagtctgggtcttcactccagacctgttcaccctgggagaccctaccaggagaaTATTGCTAGACAATACAAGCCCTTCTGCCACGACAAGGCCCTAATCCAGGAAGGGAAACTAAAATCAGCTTAACACAAATAAATTCACAAAAATCAGTTACCAACTTTAATGTACAATAAATGCATCTGCACTCATGAAATACCTCAAACTTTTGCTTGGAATTTTTCATGCCTGCCAATGAGCTGAACAGCAGATATAATGAGTCACCAGAGTTAGCATGATTTGTGATTAATAACACAGCAGGACTTCAGCTGTGTGGACTTCAGCTatcaatggaaaaaatatagCAAAAGATTCAAATTACATCAAGGCAGTCATCTCAAATATATTGCTTAATAAGCTTTGAAAATTAGATGGAAATGTAATATGTCAATAACGTTCTTTACCCAAATTCCTTTTTGCAGATAAAAGATCCAGAAATTTCTTGTTAAAGTATGGAGTGACTACATACTGAAGAATACCCTGAGATGCATCTTCATCAAATAGTCTTCAACAAACCATATATGTTTCTAAATGATGGGCTTGAGGCTAAAGGACAAAAGCATATTTGCTTGAGGATTCCTAGAAAAGACAGTGTGTAACTCTTGCATGTGTCAGAGTAAAGCCAGACAGGACTGACCCAGGACAAACCACAGCCTAATATCTAGTAGATCAAACAGTACAATATAAGACAGTAGAACCATTATCTGACCATTAAAAATTGATGACACTTTTCTTAGATGGACCACTGTGGGGacattctctgtctttctttaacTAAcactcaactaaatatctattaaaggcaaaacctacacctactcctaaacttAGACCTAACCATAGTATTAGGTAACATCAATTAagcatcaccagaaagtttgttagcTATGTAAGTATCTTTAGATCAATTTCAAAGGGTCAtcaaaacaaagccattcataCAAACACAGGACTAAAGGAGAAACTAGAAAAAGGCAAACACAATGACAGAGCAGATCCAGATACCTGAGATAACAGGGCTAAAAAGACCCAAGTGAGCAGTGATGAGGGGCTGGAGTTTTGTTGGAAAGATCCAATACAGAGTCCCAGTGTGGGGACTGTGAGACAATATAAATGTCCCTTCTGTAGACATTATAGAACATGATAAACATTCATATACTGGAGAAAATGTTAACTACTGCTCACACCCTCAATACAGAACCCTCATTAAAGCTCTTCTTGGAGCATTTGTACTGGAAGGATCACAAATCTTACACAGTTCATTCAACACACTTTGCACTCAGAAAACAAACCAGTGTTTTACCTTCAACAGTGAGTCTGATGACTGTGTATCCACTTGGCAAAGCATCACACCTGTAatctcctccatcctcttcagtcaggtgtgatatgagtagagagagatttcctggagagtgaccattacccagctgaactctgtctctgtactgaccACTTTCAAAGGGGATCCTGTCCCACTTTTGATTGATGTATTTCATCCAGGTGAATGTCTTAGGTTTGGCACGTAGCTCAGCGCAGGAGCAGGGCAGCAGTACTGACCCTCCTGTATGAGCTGTGATAGGTAATGGTGTCTTATAGTTGGTCAGAGTGCAGCCTGTAGAGACACATATTCAGGATTGGGGATTGTTGTATGCAGGTGACGACTCATCCAGAAGCACTAAATGAGGCCTTATAAATAAGAATGACCAGTAAAAAATGTCTTAACACACAGTTTATCATCAGATACCAGATCACTGAAGTTCTCTTTCACTATATTTCTCCACACCTGACTACGGCCACTCACAGTAACCACTATTAAACAAGTACTGCATAAATAAAGGTGCCCTACAAAACGCTTAGCAATACCATGGCAATATAAAACAGTGAATTACTCTTGATCTCAAAGATGGAGTTTCATTATATGTAGCTAAGCACCACAACAACTGTTTAATAACTTCACCATGATTATTAAAGAATCTAGTATCATTAGTCGTTCTTTCAGTACTACTGCAAAACCAGAGACCCAATGCATTTGGAATGTTTAACAGCAAAGTTTATTATATCAGGCATCTAGATATGAGATGATCTCTTCACTATGTGTGTGGATTAAAACAGAGTTTTACCTTTAACTGTGAGTCTGATGTCTGTGTATCGACTTTCCAAATAACACCTGTAatctcctccatcctcttcagtcaggagtgatatgagtagagagagatttcctggagagtgaccattaaCCAGCTGAAATTTGTCTCTGTACTGACCACTTTCACTGGACATCTCTTCCAATATGTCTATGTCTGTGTAAAGTTTCTTCCAGGTAAATCTCCCAGGTGTGGCTTGTGGGTCAGTGCAGTAACAGGGCAGCAGTGCTGACCCTCCTGTGTATGCAGTAATCTCTTCAAACTTTCTATCTTTCAGTTTGCAGCCTGCAGAAACACACCAGTCAATGATCTTCAATATAATCACATGTGCAACACTTGATCAACCATAAACAGAATTTTACTGTAAAGCCATCGTTATAAAAAGACATGCTTGACCACCTCAGCACAGTTTCCTAAAGCTTTCAGTTACTAATGTTATTatactgtagagaaactcactTCAGCCTGAAACAGCTGAAACAGTTAGAGCTACTTTAAATAAGTGTGATGTGGCTTTGAAGGCAAACAGTCAACTCCAATGATTTGAATTGCTGTGCAGTTCATATCCTTCCATTCCCACGTCATCAGTAAGATTACAGCATGATTCAAAATGAAgatttacacagtactgtgttacACTAGTGTCTACAGTAAGAGATTTAATGCTTCACTCACCTTCAGCAATGTGGAGCACAAGCAGCATATACAAACCAACCTGCATTCTTCCTGAGTTACAGAGCCTCCTCACTACATACAGAGACAGCACGACTGCAGATATGACCACTCTTACAACCCGCTCTACTGACCGATCTGTCAGCTACTCAAAAACTACACCACCACAGGACTTCTGCAGAGCTCTTTACAGACCTACAGTCCACCTGACACGACCAGCACACGAGCAAATCCTGTATCTCTCTCAGCTGGACTTCACTGGACTCTTCCGCACTCAAACGTTTGCAGCTGAAAGAGGAACTGTGTTCAGATGAgctcgtctttctctctctgtcactcccCCACACCAAATATAGTGATGTGACAACATCCTGTCAGctcttcctcttccttctcTTGTAGTACACAGTGAATGACATCTCATGTAGTCATATGTTGCTGAAGCCActgccctctttttctctctgtacagtcactggacactttattagaaagccCTCATTGCAGCTACAAGAGTCCAAAGACTGAGACCTGctgtgcagactgcaggtcacacaGCAACGAAGTCTCGCCTGGTTAgtagctataaaaatgaattgaggATGAATATTTGGAGATGAATAGACTTAGTCGCATATACGttcacctcaggcaccatttaa
This genomic interval from Pygocentrus nattereri isolate fPygNat1 chromosome 4, fPygNat1.pri, whole genome shotgun sequence contains the following:
- the LOC119263170 gene encoding uncharacterized protein LOC119263170 isoform X1, with translation MQVGLYMLLVLHIAEGCKLKDRKFEEITAYTGGSALLPCYCTDPQATPGRFTWKKLYTDIDILEEMSSESGQYRDKFQLVNGHSPGNLSLLISLLTEEDGGDYRCYLESRYTDIRLTVKGCTLTNYKTPLPITAHTGGSVLLPCSCAELRAKPKTFTWMKYINQKWDRIPFESGQYRDRVQLGNGHSPGNLSLLISHLTEEDGGDYRCDALPSGYTVIRLTVEAAATRKPTPTLDRNIHLKTSAEPSTTMSSQKGKSALNDAAGDAGPTQALPFVPFALVTVIFLHIIVAVVYHTKRTKVPDAPTIYYSQDDEDGAVIVQQ
- the LOC119263170 gene encoding uncharacterized protein LOC119263170 isoform X3 — its product is MQVGLYMLLVLHIAEGCKLKDRKFEEITAYTGGSALLPCYCTDPQATPGRFTWKKLYTDIDILEEMSSESGQYRDKFQLVNGHSPGNLSLLISLLTEEDGGDYRCYLESRYTDIRLTVKGCTLTNYKTPLPITAHTGGSVLLPCSCAELRAKPKTFTWMKYINQKWDRIPFESGQYRDRVQLGNGHSPGNLSLLISHLTEEDGGDYRCDALPSGYTVIRLTVEAATRKPTPTLDRNIHLKTSAEPSTTMSSQKGKSALNDAAGDAGPTQALPFVPFALVTVIFLHIIVAVVYHTKRTKVPDAPTIYYSQDDEDGAVIVQQ
- the LOC119263170 gene encoding uncharacterized protein LOC119263170 isoform X2, whose translation is MQVGLYLLLVLHIAEGCKLKDRKFEEITAYTGGSALLPCYCTDPQATPGRFTWKKLYTDIDILEEMSSESGQYRDKFQLVNGHSPGNLSLLISLLTEEDGGDYRCYLESRYTDIRLTVKGCTLTNYKTPLPITAHTGGSVLLPCSCAELRAKPKTFTWMKYINQKWDRIPFESGQYRDRVQLGNGHSPGNLSLLISHLTEEDGGDYRCDALPSGYTVIRLTVEAAATRKPTPTLDRNIHLKTSAEPSTTMSSQKGKSALNDAAGDAGPTQALPFVPFALVTVIFLHIIVAVVYHTKRTKVPDAPTIYYSQDDEDGAVIVQQ